One Candidatus Cybelea sp. DNA segment encodes these proteins:
- the thiC gene encoding phosphomethylpyrimidine synthase ThiC produces MKVYVSGDDPSIRVPRRAIALTDGTVHTVYDTSGPYTDPQSEIDIRGGLATLREPWIAARGDTVDLERPSSLYRRGRDAMPELDELRFPAPRRPKRAKPRGNVTQMHYARRGEITPEMEFVALRETVEPDFVRGEIARGRAIIPCNVNHPESEPMIIGRNFLVKINANIGNSAVSSSIDEEVEKMTWATRWGADTVMDLSTGKNIHETREWILRNSPVPIGTVPIYQALEKVGGKAEELTWELFRDTLVEQAEQGVDYFTIHAGVLLRYVPLTANRITGIVSRGGSILAKWCLAHHRENFLYEHFEDICEIMKAYDVAFSLGDGLRPGCTADANDAAQFGELETLGELTSVAWKHDVQVMIEGPGHVPMHLIEENVRKQLEVCKEAPFYTLGPLVTDIAPGYDHITSAIGAAMIGWYGTAMLCYVTPKEHLGLPNKKDVKDGVIAYKIAAHAADLAKGHRGAAHWDDVLSKARFEFRWQDQFDLSLDPQTAREFHDETLPAPGAKVAHFCSMCGPHFCSMKITQEVREYAQSGMAEKSREFLEQGAEVYVPVSP; encoded by the coding sequence ATGAAGGTTTACGTTAGCGGGGACGACCCGTCGATTCGAGTTCCCCGGCGCGCGATCGCGCTGACCGACGGCACCGTGCACACGGTGTACGATACCAGTGGGCCGTACACGGATCCGCAAAGCGAGATCGATATTCGGGGCGGCTTAGCGACTTTACGAGAGCCATGGATCGCCGCTCGCGGCGATACCGTCGACCTCGAGCGGCCCTCCTCGCTCTATCGCCGCGGCCGCGACGCGATGCCGGAGCTCGACGAGCTGCGGTTCCCGGCTCCGCGTCGCCCGAAGCGAGCGAAGCCCAGGGGTAACGTCACGCAGATGCACTACGCGAGGCGGGGGGAGATTACGCCCGAGATGGAGTTCGTCGCGCTGCGGGAAACCGTCGAACCGGATTTCGTCCGCGGCGAAATCGCTCGCGGGCGAGCGATCATTCCCTGCAACGTCAATCACCCCGAGAGCGAGCCGATGATCATCGGCCGCAACTTTCTCGTGAAAATCAACGCGAACATCGGCAACTCCGCGGTGAGCTCATCGATCGACGAGGAGGTCGAAAAGATGACCTGGGCCACGCGTTGGGGCGCCGACACCGTGATGGACCTCTCGACGGGCAAAAACATTCACGAGACGCGTGAGTGGATTCTGCGCAACTCGCCGGTGCCGATCGGAACCGTGCCGATCTACCAGGCGCTCGAAAAAGTCGGCGGCAAAGCCGAGGAGCTGACGTGGGAGCTCTTTCGCGACACCCTGGTGGAGCAGGCCGAGCAAGGCGTCGACTATTTCACGATTCACGCCGGCGTGCTGCTGCGTTACGTCCCGCTCACCGCCAATCGAATTACCGGCATCGTTTCACGCGGCGGTTCCATTCTCGCGAAGTGGTGCCTCGCACACCACCGGGAGAACTTTCTCTACGAGCACTTCGAAGATATCTGCGAGATCATGAAGGCCTACGACGTCGCGTTCTCGCTCGGCGACGGGCTGCGCCCGGGCTGCACGGCCGACGCAAACGACGCGGCGCAATTCGGAGAGCTGGAAACGCTCGGCGAGCTAACCTCGGTCGCCTGGAAGCACGACGTGCAGGTGATGATCGAAGGACCGGGACACGTGCCGATGCACCTGATCGAGGAGAACGTGCGCAAACAGCTCGAGGTCTGCAAGGAGGCGCCGTTCTATACGCTCGGGCCGCTCGTTACCGACATCGCTCCCGGCTACGATCACATCACCAGCGCCATCGGAGCGGCGATGATCGGCTGGTACGGCACCGCGATGCTCTGCTACGTCACTCCGAAAGAACACCTCGGCCTTCCGAACAAGAAGGACGTGAAGGACGGAGTGATCGCCTACAAGATCGCCGCGCACGCCGCCGATCTCGCGAAGGGGCACCGGGGCGCCGCGCATTGGGACGACGTGCTCTCGAAGGCGCGCTTCGAGTTTCGCTGGCAGGACCAGTTCGATCTCTCGCTCGATCCGCAGACCGCGCGGGAGTTTCACGACGAGACGCTGCCCGCGCCGGGCGCGAAGGTCGCGCACTTCTGCTCGATGTGCGGACCACATTTCTGCTCGATGAAGATTACGCAAGAGGTTCGCGAATACGCGCAAAGCGGAATGGCCGAAAAGTCTCGCGAGTTTTTGGAACAGGGCGCAGAGGTCTACGTTCCGGTTTCGCCTTAG